A stretch of Candidatus Vicinibacter affinis DNA encodes these proteins:
- a CDS encoding phosphatidylserine/phosphatidylglycerophosphate/cardiolipin synthase family protein has product MIHFRYIFFTLLITLFQTFVTGQEDKHFVRVLYEPKDALQCRVDLIRQAKKEILLSYFIIVDDLSGSILLNLLAEASKERGVLVRILMDKNGSKISAPMRALLEKSGVELHRFDLKNKGIERLYHGLHEKMLITDGEFLIVGGRNIQDPYYGMSKKFNLIDYDLLTNADSVLLEARFHFYSLWADEKLSSPFAAPTVKPQRQARHLKKLVSYKTEIREKFGIRLDSSRNWRKGYQMNASDVGFIHDDFFIKRGKKYYKTDIKDEGSTSALIEMVKNAKHVIFIENPYFIPTKRWTDALCDASNRGVRICLFTTSMMTNDLPIRYAGYRHRRNKILSDGIEIWEFQGHLRFHGKTMLVDSQMLVVGSYNIHLPSVRYNTEVAVWTKDKKAVKRHIDVWESRLENSLQIGSNNKPISHPNKKFPKPSLWLCAKTNFLRYTVAPAFWWLL; this is encoded by the coding sequence TTGATACATTTCAGATATATTTTTTTTACACTACTTATTACCCTCTTCCAGACTTTTGTCACTGGTCAGGAGGACAAGCATTTTGTCCGTGTACTTTATGAACCAAAAGATGCACTTCAATGCCGTGTTGACTTGATTCGACAAGCCAAGAAAGAAATTTTACTTTCCTATTTTATTATTGTGGATGATTTAAGTGGGAGTATCCTTCTTAATTTATTGGCGGAGGCTTCAAAGGAAAGAGGCGTTCTGGTAAGAATACTGATGGATAAAAATGGATCCAAGATATCTGCGCCCATGAGGGCATTGCTGGAAAAAAGTGGTGTAGAACTTCATCGCTTCGACCTTAAGAACAAAGGAATAGAAAGACTCTATCACGGCTTGCACGAAAAAATGCTCATTACGGATGGTGAGTTTTTAATTGTAGGAGGGAGAAATATTCAGGATCCATATTACGGAATGTCTAAAAAATTTAACCTGATAGATTACGACTTGCTGACCAATGCAGACAGTGTATTACTTGAAGCCCGTTTTCATTTTTATTCCCTTTGGGCAGACGAAAAATTATCCTCACCTTTTGCAGCACCGACAGTTAAACCTCAAAGACAAGCCAGACATTTAAAAAAACTGGTATCCTATAAAACAGAGATCAGAGAAAAGTTTGGCATTCGTCTGGACTCAAGTAGAAATTGGAGAAAAGGATATCAGATGAATGCGTCTGATGTGGGATTTATTCACGATGATTTTTTTATTAAAAGGGGTAAAAAATATTACAAAACAGATATTAAGGATGAAGGCAGTACTTCTGCGCTGATTGAAATGGTTAAAAATGCAAAGCATGTAATCTTCATCGAGAATCCTTATTTCATCCCTACCAAAAGATGGACTGATGCACTTTGCGACGCCAGTAATAGGGGTGTTAGAATCTGTCTGTTTACCACCTCCATGATGACCAACGATCTCCCCATTCGGTATGCAGGATATCGACACAGGCGCAATAAAATATTAAGCGATGGAATTGAAATCTGGGAATTCCAGGGTCATTTAAGATTTCATGGCAAAACCATGCTCGTAGACAGTCAGATGCTGGTAGTGGGCAGCTACAACATTCATCTGCCTTCTGTGCGTTACAACACAGAAGTAGCGGTCTGGACAAAAGACAAAAAAGCAGTCAAACGTCATATAGATGTTTGGGAAAGCAGACTGGAAAACTCCCTCCAAATAGGATCCAATAACAAACCAATTTCTCATCCGAATAAAAAATTTCCTAAACCTTCCCTCTGGTTGTGTGCAAAGACAAACTTCCTACGCTACACAGTTGCACCAGCTTTTTGGTGGCTGTTGTAA
- a CDS encoding outer membrane lipoprotein-sorting protein, which yields MCRIIFIIFGSFLFCTKILSQDALEIVRRSEDRAKGKTSVAEMSIQTIRPEWKRDLKLKTWTLGNDFVVILIQSPIKERGIAFLKRKKEIWNWVPSIERSIKLPPSMMSQSWMGTDFTNDDLVKESSTVQDYRHSMTKDTQIMGRSCYQIRLDPKPEAAVIWGKILLCIDKKDYLLMKAEYFDEDNQLVNTMNTTEIGMLGGRILPLRIELIPRDKKGHKTIMEYHKIIFDKPIAEKFFSVQQLSKLK from the coding sequence ATGTGTAGGATTATATTCATCATTTTTGGTTCATTTTTATTTTGTACTAAAATTTTATCACAAGATGCTCTTGAAATTGTAAGAAGGTCTGAAGATCGGGCAAAAGGGAAGACCTCAGTTGCAGAAATGAGTATTCAGACCATCAGACCTGAATGGAAGAGAGATCTCAAATTAAAAACCTGGACACTTGGAAATGATTTTGTGGTCATCTTAATTCAAAGTCCCATTAAGGAGAGGGGCATAGCCTTCCTTAAGAGAAAGAAAGAAATATGGAACTGGGTACCATCGATTGAAAGATCCATTAAATTGCCACCTTCGATGATGTCTCAGAGTTGGATGGGGACCGATTTTACCAATGATGATTTGGTTAAAGAGTCTTCTACTGTGCAGGATTACCGCCACAGTATGACAAAAGATACACAAATCATGGGAAGGAGTTGTTATCAGATCAGACTTGATCCGAAACCGGAGGCAGCAGTAATTTGGGGAAAAATATTATTGTGCATCGATAAGAAGGATTATTTGTTGATGAAGGCAGAATATTTTGATGAAGACAATCAATTGGTAAATACCATGAATACTACTGAGATCGGTATGCTTGGTGGAAGGATTTTACCCTTGCGCATCGAATTGATTCCAAGGGACAAAAAAGGACACAAAACGATTATGGAATATCACAAGATTATTTTTGATAAACCCATCGCTGAAAAATTCTTTTCCGTTCAGCAACTCAGCAAACTGAAATGA
- a CDS encoding ABC transporter permease, translated as MIYLLIWRNIWRNKRRTLITMASVAFTVFLAVTMKSMQTGVFENLIRNMVSYYSGYLQVHKAGYWDEKVLENCFNSADSNLISALKYQGIKKIIPRLETFILISNGEQTKGCMVAGIDPQLEESLTHFSKKIISGNFWKEEKSEIVLASRLAEKLKARVGDTVFLLGQGYRESFVAGKFKVSGIIHFGSPELNASIAFLPLGVAKDMLNTGQNITAYVLDLEDPEEMEILQREMKGRISSDYEVLSWKEMMPEISDHMKADGMGYYVMMGILYLIIVFGTFGTIFMITAERKYEFSMLLAIGMKKRKLTFILFGEILLLAFGGAILGMCLSIPIVLYLQEFPIRLGGEFGRAFEQYGFEPVWPALFEWSVVFEQSLIVLFLSVIIGFYPMWHVYRFKDVGKIRL; from the coding sequence ATGATTTATTTATTGATCTGGAGAAATATTTGGCGCAACAAAAGGAGGACGCTGATTACCATGGCTTCTGTTGCATTTACGGTGTTTCTTGCGGTGACCATGAAATCCATGCAGACCGGTGTTTTCGAAAATCTCATTCGGAACATGGTCAGTTATTATTCAGGATATCTTCAAGTGCATAAGGCCGGTTATTGGGATGAGAAAGTGCTGGAAAATTGCTTTAATTCCGCTGACAGTAATTTAATCAGTGCATTGAAATATCAAGGGATAAAGAAGATTATCCCACGATTGGAGACATTCATTTTGATTTCAAATGGAGAACAAACTAAAGGGTGTATGGTGGCCGGTATTGATCCTCAATTGGAAGAAAGTTTGACCCATTTTTCAAAAAAAATAATATCAGGGAATTTTTGGAAGGAAGAAAAAAGTGAAATCGTCCTCGCATCCAGGCTTGCAGAAAAACTAAAAGCAAGGGTGGGAGATACCGTTTTCCTATTGGGTCAGGGATACCGGGAAAGTTTTGTTGCCGGAAAATTCAAAGTCTCCGGAATTATACATTTTGGTTCACCGGAACTAAATGCTTCCATTGCATTTTTACCTCTTGGAGTTGCAAAAGACATGCTTAATACCGGGCAGAACATTACTGCTTATGTGTTGGATTTGGAGGATCCGGAGGAGATGGAAATTTTACAAAGAGAAATGAAGGGAAGGATCTCTTCAGATTATGAAGTATTGTCCTGGAAGGAAATGATGCCGGAAATATCTGATCACATGAAGGCAGATGGAATGGGATATTATGTGATGATGGGCATCCTTTATCTGATCATCGTATTTGGAACTTTCGGGACTATTTTTATGATAACTGCAGAACGCAAATATGAGTTCAGCATGTTACTTGCTATTGGCATGAAGAAGCGGAAGCTCACATTTATTTTATTTGGAGAAATTCTTTTATTGGCATTTGGAGGCGCCATCCTAGGAATGTGTTTATCTATTCCCATTGTGTTGTACCTTCAGGAATTTCCGATCCGTTTAGGAGGTGAATTTGGAAGGGCATTTGAACAATATGGATTTGAACCGGTGTGGCCTGCTCTTTTTGAATGGAGTGTAGTTTTTGAACAGTCGTTGATTGTTTTATTTTTATCTGTGATCATTGGATTTTATCCTATGTGGCATGTGTACAGATTTAAAGATGTTGGAAAAATCAGGTTATGA
- a CDS encoding ABC transporter permease: MMLWVLAWRNIWRNKKQSFVLMAAIAIGVLCALFIVAFYYGMIDQRVKSVIQNEISHIQIHHPKFREEFDPKYFIENADSIMKIIRMNPEVSTVAGRINMQGIVAATAGSSGIMINGVNPDEEKVLTGLNRKIITGRYFDASQKNPVLISERLMSKLKVKENSKVVFTFQNADGEVVSAAFKVTGVFATNSKPYDLANVFVRLQDLQPLQGKGSEVNEIAMFLKDHGKVEELKNYFQNYFPATKVETWMEISPEMKLLVGSFNQSMYIYMGIILLALAFGITNTMLMSVVQRTREFGMLLAFGMKKSKIFNMVMLETFLLTLCGLPLGFLMATIGIAYTHQHGINLSIYKDTMESFGYDLIVYPEITYRHMITLLILVFILVFISALGPARRALSFNPIEALRKI, from the coding sequence ATGATGTTGTGGGTTTTGGCATGGAGAAATATATGGCGTAATAAGAAGCAGAGCTTTGTCTTGATGGCAGCGATTGCGATTGGTGTATTGTGTGCATTGTTCATCGTGGCATTTTATTATGGTATGATTGACCAGCGTGTCAAAAGTGTCATCCAGAACGAAATCTCTCATATTCAGATCCATCACCCTAAATTTAGAGAAGAGTTCGACCCAAAATATTTCATTGAAAACGCAGATTCTATCATGAAGATAATTCGGATGAATCCGGAAGTTTCTACCGTTGCAGGGAGGATAAATATGCAGGGTATAGTCGCAGCGACGGCAGGGAGCAGCGGAATCATGATTAACGGAGTAAATCCTGATGAAGAAAAAGTACTTACAGGACTTAACAGAAAAATAATTACAGGAAGATATTTTGATGCATCACAAAAAAATCCAGTACTCATCAGTGAACGATTGATGTCTAAACTCAAGGTAAAGGAAAATTCAAAAGTCGTTTTCACTTTTCAGAATGCAGATGGAGAAGTTGTTTCTGCCGCATTTAAAGTTACCGGAGTCTTTGCTACCAACAGCAAGCCTTATGACCTCGCAAATGTTTTTGTCCGTTTGCAAGATTTACAGCCGTTGCAGGGTAAAGGATCAGAAGTGAATGAGATTGCTATGTTTTTGAAGGACCATGGCAAAGTAGAGGAGCTCAAAAATTATTTTCAAAATTATTTTCCAGCTACAAAAGTTGAGACCTGGATGGAAATTTCACCGGAGATGAAACTGCTGGTGGGTTCTTTCAATCAAAGTATGTACATCTACATGGGTATCATACTCCTCGCGCTTGCTTTTGGCATTACGAATACCATGTTGATGTCAGTGGTTCAGAGAACTCGTGAGTTTGGAATGTTGTTGGCATTTGGAATGAAAAAATCCAAAATTTTTAACATGGTGATGTTGGAGACTTTTTTACTTACATTGTGTGGATTGCCATTGGGTTTTCTGATGGCTACCATTGGCATAGCTTATACCCACCAACATGGAATCAATTTAAGTATTTACAAGGATACTATGGAGAGCTTTGGATATGACCTGATTGTTTATCCCGAGATCACTTATAGACATATGATCACGTTGTTGATTTTGGTATTCATTCTTGTTTTCATTTCAGCTCTTGGACCTGCGCGAAGGGCTTTGTCATTTAATCCCATTGAAGCATTAAGAAAAATATAA
- a CDS encoding ABC transporter ATP-binding protein: MSSIIDAHRLVKIYDQETVPIYALNDVHLHLEQGEFTALKGPSGSGKTTLLNMIGGLDTPTSGYVEIEGKNITELSESELMDFRLNHIGFVFQSYNLIPVLTAKENIEFIMLLQGRPKAERNERALELLELIGMSDKRDKKPMELSGGQQQRVAVARALAAKPKFILADEPTANLDSAAAGKLLDIMLSMNELLQTTFIFSTHDQRVIDRARRVITLEDGKIIADQ, from the coding sequence ATGAGTTCAATTATTGATGCCCACAGATTGGTTAAAATTTACGATCAGGAGACCGTGCCGATTTACGCACTCAACGATGTGCATCTGCATCTGGAACAAGGGGAATTTACAGCGCTCAAGGGACCATCAGGTTCAGGAAAGACCACCTTACTCAATATGATTGGTGGACTGGATACGCCTACGTCCGGTTATGTGGAAATAGAAGGAAAGAACATCACCGAGCTAAGTGAAAGTGAGTTAATGGATTTTAGATTAAATCATATTGGTTTTGTTTTTCAATCCTATAATTTAATTCCTGTCTTAACGGCAAAGGAGAATATTGAATTTATTATGTTGTTGCAGGGAAGACCAAAAGCAGAAAGAAATGAGCGGGCGCTGGAATTGCTTGAATTGATAGGTATGTCAGACAAACGAGATAAAAAGCCCATGGAACTTTCGGGTGGTCAGCAACAGCGTGTGGCCGTTGCCAGAGCACTTGCCGCAAAACCGAAATTCATATTGGCGGATGAGCCAACGGCGAATCTGGATTCTGCAGCTGCCGGAAAGTTGCTTGACATTATGTTGAGCATGAATGAACTTTTGCAGACTACTTTTATTTTTTCCACACACGATCAGCGCGTAATCGATCGGGCAAGAAGAGTGATTACTTTGGAAGATGGGAAAATAATTGCTGATCAATAG